Below is a window of Myxococcota bacterium DNA.
CATCACCCAGAACAGGAACATCGGACGCCCCAACCCGAAGCGCCTCTGGACCCAGTCGCCCCCGAGACCGCCGAACAGATTGCCGAGCACGCCGCCCCCCATCCCGATCCAACCGGTCCAGCGGGCGATCTCGGCGCGCTCGAAGCCGCGTTCTTCCACGAACCAGAGCTGATCGAAGGCCGCCGCGCCCAGCACGAAGTGAAGCGAGACGCCGCCGGCGATCGTGAGTACGAGCGCGGGGGAGCGTCGCAGCGCGTCCTGCAGGACTGCGATGATCTCGCGCAGCGTCGGCTGCGGTTCGCGCTCCTCGGGGAGGATCTCGGTGTTCCCGTACCCCCGCGGCGTTTCCTTGACGAAGAGCAGGACGATGGCGAGACAGATCCCGATCGCGCCGAGCGCGTAGAAGCAGCCGCGCCAGCCGATCGCCGGTCCGAGATATCCGGCGATCAAGAGCGACACACCGACCCCGATCGGGACGCCCATGTAGTAGATGCCGGCGGCGAGGCCGAGCCGCGTCGCGGGGAAGCGATCGGAGAGCATCGACATCGAGGTCGGCGTGCAAACCGACTCCCCGATACCGATGAAGGTGCGCGGAATCGCCAGCGTTCCGAAGCCGCGGGCGAGGCCCGAGACTGCGGTCAACGCGCTCCACAACGCCAGCCCCGCCGCCATCAGGCGCGGCCGATGGAGTCGATCGGCGAGGGTGCCCGCGAACAGCCCCATCGTGCTGTAGAAGAGGATGAAGGCGAAGCCCGTGAGCAAACCGAACTGGGTGTTGGTGAGACCCAGGTCCGGAATGATGAAGTTCGCGAAGCTCGCCAGCAGCTGGCGGTCCACGAAGTTCATGACGTTGATCAGTGTCAGGAACGCCAGAAAGCCGTAGCTGCCGCGAGAGACCCGTTCTTCCATGGGGGCGGGAGTATGTCACTTCCCCGGGGGCGAATGCCGTCTTTCCGAAGCGGGATCGCGAGCCGCAGCGCCGGAATTGGTCCCTCTCCCAGGGGCCAATTGGACCTTGTGAGGGGTCCGCACCGGGACCATGCTCGCCGTGTGTCGTGTGATGTCCCGGCCTTCCTCGATCGTTTCTTCGCCTTCGGCGCCGAGCCGAGTGTCGACCGCTATCTCGCGCTCTTCCATCCCGAGGCCACGCTCTTCGATTCCGGTATGCCGGAACCGATCCCGGTCGCAGCGATCCCAGAGCACTTCCGAACCATCCTGGCGGTCATCCCCG
It encodes the following:
- a CDS encoding MFS transporter, with amino-acid sequence MEERVSRGSYGFLAFLTLINVMNFVDRQLLASFANFIIPDLGLTNTQFGLLTGFAFILFYSTMGLFAGTLADRLHRPRLMAAGLALWSALTAVSGLARGFGTLAIPRTFIGIGESVCTPTSMSMLSDRFPATRLGLAAGIYYMGVPIGVGVSLLIAGYLGPAIGWRGCFYALGAIGICLAIVLLFVKETPRGYGNTEILPEEREPQPTLREIIAVLQDALRRSPALVLTIAGGVSLHFVLGAAAFDQLWFVEERGFERAEIARWTGWIGMGGGVLGNLFGGLGGDWVQRRFGLGRPMFLFWVMLVMAPLGIAYRLVPPDSTWFWVGVFAGYFQLGSFYGPTFSTVQELVPLKIRATVVAFYLFALNLVGLGIGITGGGILVDVLQARGVAEPYTWTLIGFTLLAGLAIPCFFFAGRRFEADRARLYESAA